From one Xiphophorus hellerii strain 12219 chromosome 18, Xiphophorus_hellerii-4.1, whole genome shotgun sequence genomic stretch:
- the ptgir gene encoding prostacyclin receptor isoform X2, whose amino-acid sequence MLEDPPLTNMNSSSKCHGQHSIAGQGNKPITITFFSLGVVGNLLALFILLVHQKENRSRSSVFCILVTGLVLTDLLGTCLLSPPVFICYAHNMSLIGLGGEKLCNLFGFVMNFFGLASTLILCAMALERCMAISHPYFYSVHIRATFAKVALFFIYLFSLTFCLLPFIGYGKFRQYCPGTWCFMDMGDAPGTWEDRGELILAFSLSYSSFNALLIFIVFVCNGSVIVSLCKMHRSHLMRRGSVVSVARKKKLSLAWFGRGEEELDHVVLLALITVIFVVCSLPLTVLLLLRLKRSIRTSQER is encoded by the coding sequence ATGCTGGAAGACCCTCCTCTGACAAACATGAACAGCAGCTCAAAGTGCCACGGCCAGCACTCGATCGCTGGCCAAGGCAACAAACCAATAACTATCACTTTCTTTTCGCTCGGAGTGGTGGGCAACCTGCTGGCCCTCTTCATCCTCTTAGTGCATCAGAAGGAGAACCGCTCCCGGTCCTCGGTCTTCTGCATCCTGGTGACCGGCCTGGTCCTCACTGACCTGCTGGGAACCTGCCTCCTCAGCCCACCCGTGTTCATCTGCTACGCCCACAACATGTCCTTGATCGGCCTCGGCGGGGAGAAACTGTGCAACCTGTTCGGCTTTGTGATGAACTTCTTCGGCCTGGCGTCCACCCTCATCCTGTGCGCCATGGCCCTGGAGCGCTGCATGGCCATCAGCCACCCGTATTTTTACTCGGTGCACATCCGCGCCACTTTTGCCAAAGTCGCCCTCTTCTTCATTTACCTCTTCTCTTTGACTTTCTGCCTGTTGCCGTTCATCGGGTACGGTAAATTCAGGCAGTACTGCCCAGGGACGTGGTGCTTCATGGACATGGGGGACGCCCCTGGCACCTGGGAAGACCGTGGGGAATTGATCCTGGCCTTCTCTCTGTCCTACTCCTCGTTCAATGCGCTGCTGATCTTCATCGTGTTCGTCTGCAATGGCTCCGTGATCGTCAGCCTGTGCAAGATGCACCGCAGCCACTTGATGCGCCGCGGCTCCGTGGTGTCAGTGGCCCGGAAGAAGAAGCTGAGCTTGGCCTGGTTCGGACGCGGGGAGGAGGAGTTGGACCACGTGGTGCTGTTGGCGCTTATCACGGTCATCTTTGTGGTGTGCTCCCTGCCTCTAACC